Within Bacillus sp. FJAT-45350, the genomic segment TGAGGGTCACATTACAATTGGAGCCAAGGCTTTAAATGACGGGGATAAAGATGTTCTTATCTTTTCTGTTGAAGATACAGGTATAGGAATAGCACCTAATAAAAAGAAGTATATATTTGAGTCCTTTACCCAAGTGAATAATCCTAACTCTATGCTTTATAGTGGTACGGGATTAGGCCTATCGATTTCACAAAAGCTCGTCAATTTATTAGAAGGACAAATTTGGGTTGAAAGTAAGTTAGGAAAAGGCTCTACGTTCTACTTTACAATACCACTAAAAAAGGTAAAAAATAGTCCTACCTTTACTAATATTCTTACTCTAAAAACAAAAGGTAAGCTTTATACGCAAAACACTGAAACAAATAAACAAAAACGCATTCTACTTGTTGAAGACTATTTAGATAATCAGTTACTTATTCTGGCATTTCTTAATAAAAGTGCGTATGAAGTAGATGTAGCGGAAAATGGATTAGTTGGCTTTCAACAATTTGTAAGAAATGATTATGATGCAATCTTAATGGATATCAAGATGCCGATAATGGATGGGTATACTGCCACAAGAAAAATTAGAAATTGGGAAAAGTCCAATGGTAACAAACGTATTCCGATTTTTGCAATTACTGCTCATGCTTTACAAGGAGACAGAGATAAGGCACTCGAATCAGGCTGCGATCACTACCTTACAAAGCCAATTAAGAAACAAGTGTTACTAGATGCCCTAGATAGTGTTTTATTTAATAAAAATAAAAGCTAGAAAGCCCGTGTTCGGAGCTATTCTAGCTTTTTCATTATCATCCATTGAAACTTGTATATTTAATTAATTCATTTAATAGAATCTTCTTCTTAATCGGCTTTGTTAGATGAGCATTGCAGCCCGCTTGAATACTTTTAAGCTCATCCCCTTTTAATGCATGAGCGGTTAATGCCAATATAGGTGTAGGCTCTACTTTATTTTCCATTTCCCATTCTCTTATCTTTTTCGTTGCAGTATAGCCGTCCATGACCGGCATTTGCATATCCATAAATACCACATCGTATTTATTTTCAGTAAATAGCTCAAAGGCTTGTAGGCCATTTTCTGCTAAATCGACTTTGATATAGGAATGTTTCAAATATGCTTTTATCAGCACCTGATTATCTGGAGAGTCCTCTACAAGTAGTACATCGATTTTCTCTTTATTGAATGCTTCATCACTGCCTAGTTTTTTCATTTTATTTAGCTTGTATAAGGGTTTGCTCGACAAATCTATATGATGATTATTCTTATCGCTGTTTTTTAACATGATATGAAAAGAGAACGTGCTTCCTTTTCCGAGTTCACTTTCCACTGTTATCGAGCCCTCCATTTTTTCAATAAAACTTCGTACAATCGTTAAACCAAGACCAGTTCCCCCAAAACGTCTTGTAGAAGAATTATCTACTTGAGTAAAACGCTCAAAGATTGAATCAATTTTATCTTTTGGAATCCCGATACCTGTATCTTTAAAGATGAAACGAACAGACACTTTGTCACTTTCTTTTATTTCACTTGCATCTACTGTAATGGAAACTTCCCCTTCTTCGGTGAACTTAATTGCGTTTCCTAATAAATTGGAAACAATTTGCCTTAATCGATCACGGTCTCCAATCACAAAAACAGGTATCTTTTCTTTACCACCTAAATTTAAGTCTAAGCCTTTTTGTTGTGCTTGATAAGAAAAAATATTAACAACTTCATCTAATAAGCTTGGAAGATTAAATTCCTCCTCTTCCATCATTATATGGCCTGCCTCAACCTTCGATAAATCTAATACTTCATTAATTATACGTAGGAGGCTCTCACCTGATTTTTTGAAAATATTTACAAATACTCTTTGTTCTTCTGATAATTCAGTATCAATTAACAAATCTGCCATTCCTATTATCGCATTCATTGGAGTCCGTATTTCATGACTCATCATCGCAAGGAATTCTGACTTTGCTTGTGATGATACTAACGCTTTATCTCGCAAGCTTTTTAACTCTTCTTCAAACCACTTACGTTCTGTAATATCAATCCCTATTCCTAATAGATGTAAGCCTTCTCTCGTTTGTAATGGTAGTTTCACAGTATAGAACCAACGTAGGTCCCCTGTTAAAGCGTCTGGTACTGGTTGAACTTGGACATACTCAGGTTCACCAGATTCTATTACTTTTCTCTCGACTTCCTCAATCTTACTAGCTTCCTCCCGCATCGTAGGAAGGTCACGAACAGTTTTTCCTATAATTTGTTCATTTGTCAGATTAAAAAGATTGGATGTTGCCTGATTCACAAGAGTATATCTTCCATCTGTATCCTTTACAAAAACAGGATGAGGGATTGTTTCAATTATATTTGATAATAGATTGTCTTTGTCTTTAATTTTCTCTTGAGCTTCCTTCACTTGGCTAATATCTTTAGCAATCCCCAATATCCCAATCGTGTTACTTTCTACATCTTTTAAAGGTGTAATCGTTAGTTGAACCGGGAATAATGTTCCATCTTTTCTACAGTAATTCACTTCCTCAACAAAGGTTTCATTACGTTCTAGTAATCCTTTATTAAACTCTTCAATTACATTATCATAATTTACTGCTAGGTGTTCAGCCTTCTTTTCTAAGTCTTCTTTCTCATGAAATAAATTAGGAGTATGTTTGCCTATTACTTCATCTGCTTTATAACCTAAATACCTTTCGCCCCCCTTATTAAACGTTTGAATTAATCCTGTTTCATTAGTTGAAATAATCATACTATCAGCACTATTTAAAATCGCCTCTTGGATGTGTGTGACATGGCTTAATTCCTCTGTCATCGAGGCAGCTAAAAATTCTGCTTTCCTCAACATTTGTGACATAGAACGAATGACTAGAAAAACAAGGAGAGTAATAATAAAGCCGGCAAGTAATATGAAATAAGGTAATTGATGAATTAATCCTATGTTAAGAGCAGACGTGCTAGTAAAATCAATTGTCCATGTTAAATTTGAGAATGGGAATTCAACTCTTTTATTAAACTCATTTGTTAAACTAGTAGATTCCCCTTCATGTTCTAAGTCCATGCTATATAGTAATCTCTCTTGTAGTTCTTCTACAGTAGGATGAGATTCTATAACTCCATCATATATAGTAAAGTGCACACCAGTACTCAGTCTATTAGGTAATTTAGATGCTATTAATTCTTCTATGTAGAAAGCACCCAATACATTTCCAAACCATTCTTCTTTCACTTCACCATTTGACTCTACTATGTCATATACTGGTGCATAGACAATATATCCTGGTCCACTATCTCCCCCATCAGTAATTAATGTAATTTGAGAAGTGGCAGTGATATCACCAGTCTCTTTTGCTACTAGCGCGGCAAATTTACGCTTCTCCTCTGTGAAATGGTCGTATCCAATTCCAACACTCATATGCTTAGAAGGGGCAACAAATTGATTTAATAGATACTCTTCGCGCTCACCCTCGGGCCAAACATCGTAAACTTGATTATAATCGGATAATAATTCGTCATAATAATGTGCAAGGGACTCTTCATCATTAATGTATCTAGCAAAAGAGATGACATGAATTCCTGGATATTGCTCAAATAAATCGGAATGGTTTAAATAGCTTTTCCATTTCTCGTACGTAACTTCCTCAGGATCACTAGCGCTAAAAAAACTTTTGTGGTGTAGCAAGACATCATTATATGTCATGACTGTTCTTTCTAATTCATCTATCACGCGTTCTATTTCATGATTAAATCGTTCTTCCGATTGAGAATATAAAATATCATGGGTAATTTTTGACAGACTTGCTGTTGTTACTAAAAGAGTTACTATAATAATAACCATAGATGTACGATTACTAAGTAATTCTATCCATTTTCGTTTTTTCATTCATAGTTACCTTTACTCATATCGTATCTCGATAGTTTGTAAGTAGTCCTCAATTGATTTGATGTGAGTCTCTATTTCTTCTACTTGCTTCTGTTTTGCAGATTTTTCTAATTCGAAGCCGACTTCCGATATGAAATCAAAGCCGTATCCTGAGCCAAATCCTTTCATACTATGACCAATAATACGAATCGTTTCAAAGTCGTTAGCACTTAAAGATTCCTTTAGCTTAACTAAATCATTTTCCCTATTCATTAAAAATCCAGGTATAAGATCTTCTAGGTCACTGTCTACTATTACAATTATTTTATTCTCCATCATTTATCTCCCCTTACCTTAAATCAAGAATTAACAGGTATCTTACAAAATCTCTTTAACTTTTTTCATACCTGTCACTCTATTTCTACCAGTTTCTTTCGATTTATAAAGTGCTTTATCAGCCATTTCTATCAGAAAATGAGTAGAAACGTCCATTTCATTACTAGTAAATGATAGTGTCGATACACCAACACTAACTGTCACTACATTGCTAATTAAAGAAGTCTCATGCGGAATTCTACGACTCTCAATATTCGCTCGTAATTCATCTCCAAGCTTCAATGCCTCTTCATAACAAACATCAGGCAAGACTATGACGAACTCCTCGCCCCCGTAACGAGCAACTAAATCGGTTGGTCGCTTTAACGTCTGCGCTAGAGTCTTAGCGATCGTTCTAAGGCAATCATCCCCTTCCAAATGACCATACGTATCGTTATAATACTTAAAATGGTCAATATCAAGCATAATAAGAGATAAGCTAGACTGATTCTTTTTTGCTCTAGCTAGTTCCGTAGTATAATACTCATCAAACTTTCTTCGGTTTGCAATTCCCGTTAGACCGTCAAACATTGAGAGTTGTTCCAGTAATTGATTTACCTGTTGTAATTCTTTATTTACCTCCATTAACTGCTTCTCTTTTAATTTCCTTTTATCCATCTCTTCTTTTAATCTAAGGGCAAAACTTATTCTTGCTTTTATTTCAATTGGATCAATTGGCTTTTTTATAAAATCCATTGCACCAGCATTAAACGCCTGTTCTAGTACAGTTGATTTCCCTAGACCTGTGACCATGATGATTGGTATGTCCTCCAATTTATCATGTTCCTTTAGAAGCCTACATACTTCTATTCCATCCATTCCAGGCATAACGATATCAAGTAATATTAAATCGACGGAAAATTCACTATCCGATTTAAGTAACTCTAAAGCCTGTGATGCAGTTTCTTTAAGTATGACGTTATAATAGCCTTCTCTGTTCAAAAATTTTTTTAGTAATAATCGACTATCTAAAGAGTCGTCTACTATTAATATTGTTGGTTCCATCTTTACTCCCCCAAGAACAACCATTCTAATTATTTAGCTCTTTTTCTCTAGTGGATATAAGTTCCATATCCAATTATATATTACCATTAAATATGTAATAATTTGATAAAATACTTAGAAAAATGTTGATTTTTTTGTCAATAGTATTGAATGTAAAGGTTTTGAATCTTTAGACATACATTATATTTTGCGAAAAATGTGACCATACTGAACATATATGGGAGGTATGTGTCTTGTTTACTTTTTCAATCCCTTCATTAAAGTTTCGTTTTATCGCAATCAGTTTATTAATTTTATCCACTATTGATGCTGTGTTTACTGATATCGGTTTGCGGATGCTTCTAATTGAGGAAGCTAATCCAATTGTACGTAGAATTTATGAGGATAGCTTATTAGGTTTTTATTTTATTAAAATCGGGCTACCAGCTGCACTAGTTTGGTTATTACCACGTGCTCCTTCAACAAGATTAGTCAATAGTACATTAGTGGTTGCGCTCATGCTTTATTCATCGGTCTTTCTCTACCATCTCGTTTGGTCTACATATGCATACGTCTTATATGCAAGTTAAGAACAAAACTAGCAAAGCCGAATTTCTTGAAACAATGTGCGAGGTCATTTCACTTCTTTGAATTACACTTTCCCCCATCAATAAAAGGTCTAAGCGGAAAAGGTTATCTCTCTTTTCTACTTAGACCTCTTTTATAGTAATCAAGCTATTCACTTCCATATAACTACAACCGGCACTTCAGTAAGAGGTAATTTTTTTACTTTTATAGGATAGGTTATTACCTGAGTTACAAACTGATCTGGTGCAGGTTTCTCCTCAGTGGCATAAATAATAATTTTATCAGGTCGATAATCGATATGGTCAATAACAATTGAATAACCACCTGTTCTCCTTTTTCCAAGTGCTAAAACAGCGTATGAATAACCTTCATCACTGCAAATACCACATCCACCTTTCTTTTTAATGTCATTTATTATTTTATCAACACATTCAGGAAATTTTCTCACACCTTTCCCTCCTTTCAACCGTATTGTACAATCAGTAGTAACGATAACTTTGTGTAGGAAGTGACAGCATTGATAACATACGACCCAAAAAATAAACAATTGCTTACAGAATCTTGCAAGCAATGCCCAGAGCCCTATTTCACACCTCAGCTCACAGAAATACCTCGAGTCGGCTGTTGCAGTTATAGCCCTATTTACTCCTTGTTTGATATTCATAAGATGCTACAAAATGGGCTTGAAGAGTTCCTAATCGAATCGATTTACAACAATTCAAATCATACAATTAATCCATACGAAATTATCATTCACGCTAACGTTCATCCGAAATTTAAAGAGCATGAGTTAACAGGTAAGAGTAAAATACAAATAGAAGATATAAAAATTAATTATTCAATCTGTCAATTTTTCCAAGAAAAGAAAGGGTGTACGTTAGACCCGCTTTTAAAAAATTATGTTTGTCGTTCGTTTATATGTCCCACTGTTGAAGACTTACTGCCTAAAGACCTTATCGCAATAGTTGAAGAAGGAACTACTTCCATAACAAAAGAAGTTCATCAGTTTAACAGTCTTCATAAGCAAATATTAAAGGAACGAAAACTAAATTTCCAAACAGATTTCACTATGACTTGTGACTACCTAAAATCTTTATAAAAAGCACCTTTTTATCTTAAGACCCTTATTCGGGTCTTTTTTTCGTTTTTATTATATCTATGTATGAAACAAGCTTGCTCATTCCATTTTAAACACATAAATTATTCTGTTATAATACAACTATTTTTTATAGGCCCATTTTTATATAATAACGTTGACTAAGGTTAATAATTGTTATAAAGCAACCTAATATAACACCTACTGTTATATTACAGTTTTAGATAAGGGGAGAACGCCATATGTGTCAAATGGAAAAGTATCAACATGCATGGTCATTATATTTAACTAGTTGTGAGAAACATGGAATTACATGTAATATTGATTATTCAAGTTTCGTAAATTCATTGACAGTAGAACAAGTTGAGCAAATGTTCGAACACTCACTACAGCAAATAAACTAAAAACGAGGTATCTATTATGAACGCTCTCACCGACGTAGAAGTCAAAACGTAAACCGTCTGTTTCCTAATTAAAAGAGGAAATAGACGGTTTTTTTAGTGCAATTATAAATTATGAGTGATTCCAATTCATAATTCATAACTCATTACCCATAATTAAATTAATTGCTTTCTTCATTAATGATTGTTATCTTCTTATATATATTCGTAACGGTTACGCTTTATTAGGAGGAGGACAGGCAGTTGAATTGGTTATTTATTGGTATCATTCGCTTTTATCAAAGATTTATTTCTCCACTAAAACCACCAACTTGTCGTTTTTACCCAACTTGCTCTCATTATGGGCTAGAGGCCTTTCAGCGGTTTGGACCGTTAAAAGGATGTTGGTTAACAATTAAACGGATTCTAAAATGTCACCCATTCCACCCCGGTGGTATTGACCCTGTACCTGAAAAAGAAAAATGTAGTTGTAAAGAAGGTGAACAGAAATGAAGAAAACAGAGATAGTCATTCTATCCGGATTTTTGGGTAGCGGAAAGACTACATTATTACAACAATTATTAAAAGAAGAAAAACATAAAGACTCTCATGTCGGGGTTCTCATGAATGAAGCGGGAAGTGTATCGATCGATTCTACAGCCATTCCCGACTCAACTCCATTAAAAGAATTACTTAGTGGCTGTGTCTGCTGTTCAATCCAGAGTGCTCTTGAACCACAATTATTAGCTTTGTGTGAAGAATATACTCTAGATAAAATTTACATTGAAACGTCCGGTGTCGCTCATCCAATCGAAGTCCTCGATGGCTGTCTGACACCTACTGTTGCTGAGGTGGCAACGGTTAAAGGAATTATTACAACTGTTGATTTAATGAGGTATACAAACCAAAAAAAAATTAGTATTAAAATGAGAAAACTATTGAAAGAACAAATTAAACATGCTGATTTTCTATATTTCACAAAAAAAGAGTCTGTTACAGAAGAACAACAACTTGATATCCTTGCTGAGATAAGGGAAATAAATCCTCATAGTATACAGCTTACAGACCCTAAAGAACTCTTTACTCTGGACTTCGCTCTACATAATAGAAAACAATCTAATGAAAAGCTTCATGTGGAGAAAGACCTTCACATTAAGACATTTGTCTACCATTTAGAAACATCGCTTATGAAATCAGAATTTATTGAGTGGTTAGAACGATTACCATCCACCATTTACCGTATTAAAGGTTTTCTTTATTTAGATGATGACTT encodes:
- a CDS encoding CHASE domain-containing hybrid sensor histidine kinase/response regulator, with the protein product MKKRKWIELLSNRTSMVIIIVTLLVTTASLSKITHDILYSQSEERFNHEIERVIDELERTVMTYNDVLLHHKSFFSASDPEEVTYEKWKSYLNHSDLFEQYPGIHVISFARYINDEESLAHYYDELLSDYNQVYDVWPEGEREEYLLNQFVAPSKHMSVGIGYDHFTEEKRKFAALVAKETGDITATSQITLITDGGDSGPGYIVYAPVYDIVESNGEVKEEWFGNVLGAFYIEELIASKLPNRLSTGVHFTIYDGVIESHPTVEELQERLLYSMDLEHEGESTSLTNEFNKRVEFPFSNLTWTIDFTSTSALNIGLIHQLPYFILLAGFIITLLVFLVIRSMSQMLRKAEFLAASMTEELSHVTHIQEAILNSADSMIISTNETGLIQTFNKGGERYLGYKADEVIGKHTPNLFHEKEDLEKKAEHLAVNYDNVIEEFNKGLLERNETFVEEVNYCRKDGTLFPVQLTITPLKDVESNTIGILGIAKDISQVKEAQEKIKDKDNLLSNIIETIPHPVFVKDTDGRYTLVNQATSNLFNLTNEQIIGKTVRDLPTMREEASKIEEVERKVIESGEPEYVQVQPVPDALTGDLRWFYTVKLPLQTREGLHLLGIGIDITERKWFEEELKSLRDKALVSSQAKSEFLAMMSHEIRTPMNAIIGMADLLIDTELSEEQRVFVNIFKKSGESLLRIINEVLDLSKVEAGHIMMEEEEFNLPSLLDEVVNIFSYQAQQKGLDLNLGGKEKIPVFVIGDRDRLRQIVSNLLGNAIKFTEEGEVSITVDASEIKESDKVSVRFIFKDTGIGIPKDKIDSIFERFTQVDNSSTRRFGGTGLGLTIVRSFIEKMEGSITVESELGKGSTFSFHIMLKNSDKNNHHIDLSSKPLYKLNKMKKLGSDEAFNKEKIDVLLVEDSPDNQVLIKAYLKHSYIKVDLAENGLQAFELFTENKYDVVFMDMQMPVMDGYTATKKIREWEMENKVEPTPILALTAHALKGDELKSIQAGCNAHLTKPIKKKILLNELIKYTSFNG
- a CDS encoding DUF5658 family protein, whose product is MFTFSIPSLKFRFIAISLLILSTIDAVFTDIGLRMLLIEEANPIVRRIYEDSLLGFYFIKIGLPAALVWLLPRAPSTRLVNSTLVVALMLYSSVFLYHLVWSTYAYVLYAS
- a CDS encoding CobW family GTP-binding protein, whose protein sequence is MKKTEIVILSGFLGSGKTTLLQQLLKEEKHKDSHVGVLMNEAGSVSIDSTAIPDSTPLKELLSGCVCCSIQSALEPQLLALCEEYTLDKIYIETSGVAHPIEVLDGCLTPTVAEVATVKGIITTVDLMRYTNQKKISIKMRKLLKEQIKHADFLYFTKKESVTEEQQLDILAEIREINPHSIQLTDPKELFTLDFALHNRKQSNEKLHVEKDLHIKTFVYHLETSLMKSEFIEWLERLPSTIYRIKGFLYLDDDFYSIQYSFSMPTLVKETREFPSNLVFIGENLDTDKLDKELKQLEK
- a CDS encoding protease complex subunit PrcB family protein yields the protein MRKFPECVDKIINDIKKKGGCGICSDEGYSYAVLALGKRRTGGYSIVIDHIDYRPDKIIIYATEEKPAPDQFVTQVITYPIKVKKLPLTEVPVVVIWK
- the yidD gene encoding membrane protein insertion efficiency factor YidD yields the protein MNWLFIGIIRFYQRFISPLKPPTCRFYPTCSHYGLEAFQRFGPLKGCWLTIKRILKCHPFHPGGIDPVPEKEKCSCKEGEQK
- a CDS encoding GGDEF domain-containing response regulator; this translates as MEPTILIVDDSLDSRLLLKKFLNREGYYNVILKETASQALELLKSDSEFSVDLILLDIVMPGMDGIEVCRLLKEHDKLEDIPIIMVTGLGKSTVLEQAFNAGAMDFIKKPIDPIEIKARISFALRLKEEMDKRKLKEKQLMEVNKELQQVNQLLEQLSMFDGLTGIANRRKFDEYYTTELARAKKNQSSLSLIMLDIDHFKYYNDTYGHLEGDDCLRTIAKTLAQTLKRPTDLVARYGGEEFVIVLPDVCYEEALKLGDELRANIESRRIPHETSLISNVVTVSVGVSTLSFTSNEMDVSTHFLIEMADKALYKSKETGRNRVTGMKKVKEIL